The following coding sequences are from one bacterium window:
- a CDS encoding type II secretion system F family protein — MAVSITQPKLKIKDKNQEKPKDLLAYFSWGKKVKGKELMLFTSQMSLMLETGNPLNRALGVMAPQVQNPYFKEVIEKILEQIESGQLFSDSLSKYPHVFSPLFVSMIRAGESGGFLKQMMKQLADYYQQREEYISAIRKALTYPLVLIAFSVLVVFFVIAYVFPKLAIFLEGKEALLPWSTRFLMGLSHALKEHWYLLVLGLAAIVLAISALWKNQKAVASLESLRLRIPIINRMLIEFYTSHFLSTLGFLMNAGVPLLEGLLITRSLVRTTLYQKFIRELIESVEKGKGFSAPFRKQSFLPITVREMIQTAEETGSLNQVIIRLGEHYAREFRKGMEAFCAILEPIIIIFMGIIVGIIVLSIIIPIFRLSSGAH, encoded by the coding sequence ATGGCGGTAAGTATCACCCAGCCAAAGCTCAAAATCAAGGACAAGAACCAGGAAAAGCCCAAAGACCTTCTTGCGTATTTTTCCTGGGGGAAGAAAGTGAAAGGCAAGGAGCTGATGCTCTTTACTTCTCAGATGTCGCTCATGCTGGAAACGGGCAATCCCTTGAACCGCGCGCTGGGAGTCATGGCACCGCAGGTTCAGAACCCCTACTTCAAGGAGGTTATCGAAAAAATCCTGGAACAGATCGAATCAGGCCAGCTTTTTTCCGATTCCCTGTCGAAATATCCGCATGTCTTTTCCCCGCTCTTTGTCAGCATGATCAGGGCTGGAGAAAGCGGCGGTTTTTTAAAACAGATGATGAAACAACTGGCTGATTATTATCAGCAGAGAGAGGAGTATATCAGTGCCATCCGCAAGGCCCTGACTTATCCTCTGGTTCTGATAGCCTTTTCAGTTCTGGTTGTTTTTTTCGTCATTGCCTATGTTTTCCCTAAGCTGGCCATATTCCTGGAGGGGAAGGAGGCCCTTCTGCCCTGGAGTACCCGCTTCCTTATGGGGTTGAGCCATGCACTGAAAGAGCACTGGTATCTCCTGGTCCTTGGGCTGGCAGCGATTGTTTTGGCGATCAGTGCCCTGTGGAAGAATCAAAAGGCGGTGGCCTCTCTTGAGAGCCTGCGGCTGAGGATACCGATTATCAACCGGATGCTGATCGAGTTCTATACTTCCCATTTCCTGTCAACTCTCGGGTTTCTCATGAACGCCGGAGTGCCGCTCCTGGAGGGACTTTTGATCACCAGGTCCCTGGTCCGCACTACCCTGTACCAGAAGTTTATCAGAGAACTGATCGAAAGCGTGGAGAAGGGCAAGGGTTTTTCCGCCCCCTTTCGAAAGCAGTCATTTTTACCCATAACAGTCAGGGAAATGATTCAGACAGCAGAGGAAACCGGCAGCCTGAACCAGGTCATCATTCGCCTCGGAGAGCATTATGCCCGTGAATTCCGGAAAGGGATGGAGGCATTTTG